A single genomic interval of Saccharothrix saharensis harbors:
- a CDS encoding LacI family DNA-binding transcriptional regulator — MAADGRAGGEVRVSWIADLAGVSASTVSKVIHGRPGVSDGTRRRIEELIREHGFQKNEKVEAVPIVEVVFQSLDSLWALEIIRGVEEAVRPDGLAVTLTEMHGGHTPESAWARQMLARRPVGVIAVSAEFSEAQLAQLGSRAIPLVALDPTGEPTHSIPSVGATNWNGGLVATRHLIGLGHRRIAMVNGPAEFLCCRARLDGYRAALDAAGVPQDRKLVRTAPLYHDGGRDAARELLRLPDRPTAVFAANDLQALGVYDAARELGLRIPHDLSVVGFDDLAFTQWSDPPLTTVRQPLRRMGAEAAGMLLTLAAGGEPDNDRVELPTKLVVRGSTAPPP, encoded by the coding sequence GTGGCTGCGGATGGGCGCGCGGGCGGTGAGGTGCGGGTCTCCTGGATCGCGGACCTGGCCGGGGTGTCCGCCTCGACCGTGTCGAAGGTGATCCACGGGCGGCCGGGCGTGTCCGACGGGACGCGCCGGCGCATCGAGGAGCTGATCCGCGAGCACGGCTTCCAGAAGAACGAGAAGGTCGAGGCGGTCCCGATCGTCGAGGTGGTCTTCCAGTCGCTGGACAGCCTGTGGGCGTTGGAGATCATCCGCGGTGTCGAGGAGGCGGTCCGGCCGGACGGGCTGGCCGTGACGCTGACCGAGATGCACGGCGGCCACACCCCGGAGAGCGCCTGGGCCCGGCAGATGCTGGCCCGCCGTCCGGTCGGGGTCATCGCGGTCTCCGCCGAGTTCAGCGAGGCGCAGCTGGCCCAGCTGGGCAGTCGCGCCATCCCGCTGGTGGCGCTGGACCCCACCGGCGAGCCGACCCACTCGATCCCGTCGGTGGGCGCGACGAACTGGAACGGCGGCCTGGTCGCCACCCGTCACCTGATCGGGCTCGGCCACCGCCGCATCGCCATGGTGAACGGTCCGGCGGAGTTCCTGTGCTGCCGCGCCCGCCTGGACGGCTACCGCGCGGCCCTGGACGCGGCCGGCGTACCGCAGGACCGCAAGCTCGTGCGGACCGCGCCGCTCTACCACGACGGCGGCCGGGACGCCGCGCGCGAGCTGCTGCGCCTGCCCGACCGGCCCACCGCCGTCTTCGCGGCCAACGACCTGCAGGCGCTGGGCGTCTACGACGCGGCGCGGGAGCTCGGGCTGCGCATCCCGCACGACCTGAGCGTGGTCGGCTTCGACGACCTGGCGTTCACCCAGTGGTCGGACCCTCCGCTGACCACCGTGCGGCAGCCGTTGCGGCGGATGGGCGCGGAGGCGGCCGGGATGCTGCTGACCCTGGCGGCGGGCGGTGAGCCGGACAACGACCGCGTCGAACTGCCGACGAAGCTCGTCGTCCGGGGCAGCACCGCGCCGCCGCCGTGA
- a CDS encoding sugar phosphate isomerase/epimerase family protein codes for MVHPIGVSTWVWTSPLRDAELAELASRVADWGFDVLELPVEEVGDWDPVRAARVLADHGLAATVCLVMPPGRELVAAEPATVAATQDYLRRVVDIAAEVGSPVVAGPAYASVGRTWRMGERERHDRIAELRDNLAPVVEHARAAGVRVAVEPLNRYETSVLNTIGQTLAALDGLPVDGCGVAVDVYHQNIEEKHVGAAIRSAAGRVAHVQVCANDRGAPGDDHLDWPDIAAALAEAGYTGPLCIESFTARNASIATAASIWRPLAPTQDALAVDGLAFLGALVAGRRAAGGSGGS; via the coding sequence ATGGTGCACCCGATCGGTGTGAGCACGTGGGTCTGGACGTCGCCGCTGCGGGACGCGGAACTGGCTGAGTTGGCGTCGCGGGTGGCCGACTGGGGGTTCGACGTGCTCGAGCTCCCGGTGGAGGAGGTCGGCGACTGGGACCCGGTGCGCGCCGCGCGCGTGCTGGCCGACCACGGACTGGCCGCGACCGTGTGCCTGGTCATGCCTCCGGGCCGGGAACTCGTCGCGGCCGAACCCGCCACCGTCGCCGCCACCCAGGACTACCTCCGGCGGGTCGTCGACATCGCGGCGGAGGTCGGGTCGCCGGTCGTCGCGGGACCCGCCTACGCCTCCGTCGGCCGCACGTGGCGCATGGGGGAGCGGGAGCGGCACGACCGCATCGCCGAACTGCGGGACAACCTGGCCCCGGTGGTCGAGCACGCCCGCGCGGCGGGTGTCCGGGTCGCGGTGGAACCCCTCAACCGGTACGAGACCAGCGTGCTCAACACGATCGGGCAGACCCTCGCCGCGTTGGACGGGCTGCCCGTCGACGGGTGCGGTGTCGCGGTCGACGTCTACCACCAGAACATCGAGGAGAAGCACGTCGGCGCGGCGATCCGGTCCGCCGCGGGGCGGGTCGCGCACGTCCAGGTGTGCGCCAACGACCGCGGCGCGCCGGGCGACGACCACCTCGACTGGCCCGACATCGCCGCCGCGCTCGCCGAAGCCGGCTACACCGGGCCGCTGTGCATCGAGTCGTTCACCGCGCGCAACGCGAGCATCGCGACCGCCGCGTCCATCTGGCGACCGCTCGCGCCGACCCAGGACGCGCTCGCCGTGGACGGGCTGGCGTTCCTCGGGGCGTTGGTCGCGGGCCGCCGCGCGGCCGGGGGCTCCGGCGGGTCATGA
- a CDS encoding glycoside hydrolase family 9 protein, translating into MAVAGALALAATTLAPSASAAPDTGPAVKVNQVAYVPGLPKHATVVNGSTSPAAWALRNASGTTVASGQTSVRGADSLSGDTVHVVDFSSFDTPGTGYVLSVAGSDSTPFDISADPLERLRYDSLAFFYHQRSGTPILAEHVGSRYARPAGHLNVSPNQGDNGVACRVSCGYTSDVRGGWYDAGDHGKYGVNTGIAAWQLINEYERTLYVTGADRAALGDGTLAIPERGNGVPDILDEARWGVEFLMRMQVPPGRADAGMVRHKVSDENWTALPTRPDQDPQPRLLSAVTTAATLNLAAVAAQAARVWRTIDADFASRALTAAQRAYTAAKAAPARYADPDDGNGGGTYVDNNVTDEFFWAAAELFTTTGSSGYRADVTGSSMFRGRGFEQGGFDWWWTAGLGDTTLALVPNGLSASDVSATRAAFASYGDRLLDRASTQGYPAPASGYYWGSNGVVANAANVLALAHDFTGQAKYRNGVYQALDYLFGRNPFNHSYVTGYGERATRNSHHRFWANQLDPSLPTPPPGALAGGPNADLQDPVAQAQLAGCKPQKCYLDDINAWSVNEVALNWNSALAWLSAWAAEEAGSGSPADTTAPSAPSGLTASASGGSVSLSWGASTDDVGVTGYDVLRATGTSGPFDRVGTASGTSHTDSGLGAGTYRYQVRARDAAGNTSPVSSAVTVTVPGGGSGCTVVATTQTRWGTGYVVQPVRVTNTGTSTITWSVAFTLPSGHSITGSWNAAVTTSGQAVTARATRSLAPGATAEFGFQGSRPDGSTALPSGYTCTG; encoded by the coding sequence GTGGCGGTCGCGGGGGCCCTGGCGCTGGCCGCGACCACCCTGGCACCGTCGGCGTCGGCGGCTCCCGACACCGGTCCCGCGGTCAAGGTCAACCAGGTGGCCTACGTACCCGGCCTGCCCAAGCACGCCACCGTGGTCAACGGCTCCACCTCGCCCGCGGCGTGGGCGCTGCGCAACGCCTCCGGGACCACCGTGGCCTCGGGGCAGACCAGCGTCCGGGGCGCGGACTCGTTGTCCGGCGACACCGTCCACGTGGTCGACTTCTCGTCGTTCGACACGCCCGGCACCGGCTACGTGCTGTCCGTCGCGGGCTCGGACAGCACCCCGTTCGACATCTCGGCCGATCCGCTCGAGCGCCTGCGGTACGACAGCCTTGCGTTCTTCTACCACCAGCGCAGCGGCACGCCGATCCTGGCCGAGCACGTCGGCTCGCGGTACGCGCGGCCCGCCGGGCACCTGAACGTCTCGCCCAACCAGGGCGACAACGGCGTGGCGTGCCGGGTGTCGTGCGGCTACACCTCCGACGTGCGCGGTGGCTGGTACGACGCCGGCGACCACGGCAAGTACGGGGTGAACACCGGTATCGCGGCCTGGCAGCTGATCAACGAGTACGAGCGCACCCTGTACGTGACCGGCGCGGACCGGGCCGCGCTGGGTGACGGGACGCTCGCGATCCCCGAGCGCGGCAACGGCGTGCCCGACATCCTCGACGAGGCCAGGTGGGGCGTCGAGTTCCTGATGAGGATGCAGGTCCCGCCGGGCCGCGCGGACGCGGGCATGGTGCGGCACAAGGTCAGCGACGAGAACTGGACCGCCCTGCCGACGCGGCCCGACCAAGACCCGCAACCCCGCCTGCTGTCGGCCGTCACGACCGCCGCCACGCTCAACCTCGCCGCCGTGGCCGCGCAGGCCGCCCGGGTGTGGCGCACCATCGACGCCGACTTCGCCTCCCGCGCGCTGACCGCCGCGCAACGCGCCTACACCGCGGCCAAAGCCGCCCCCGCGCGCTACGCCGACCCCGACGACGGCAATGGCGGCGGCACGTACGTGGACAACAACGTGACCGACGAGTTCTTCTGGGCCGCGGCGGAGCTGTTCACCACCACCGGCTCCAGCGGCTACCGGGCGGACGTGACCGGGTCGTCGATGTTCCGGGGCAGGGGTTTCGAGCAGGGCGGGTTCGACTGGTGGTGGACCGCGGGACTCGGTGACACGACGTTGGCGCTGGTGCCCAACGGCCTGTCCGCCTCGGACGTGTCGGCGACCCGCGCGGCGTTCGCCTCCTACGGCGACCGGCTGCTCGACCGGGCGTCGACCCAGGGCTACCCGGCGCCGGCGAGCGGTTACTACTGGGGTTCCAACGGCGTGGTCGCCAACGCGGCGAACGTGCTGGCGCTGGCGCACGACTTCACCGGCCAGGCGAAGTACCGCAACGGCGTGTACCAGGCGCTGGACTACCTGTTCGGGCGCAACCCGTTCAACCACTCCTACGTGACCGGCTACGGCGAGCGCGCCACCCGCAACTCCCACCACCGCTTCTGGGCCAACCAGCTCGACCCGTCGCTGCCGACCCCGCCGCCGGGTGCGCTCGCGGGCGGACCGAACGCCGACCTGCAGGACCCGGTGGCGCAGGCGCAGTTGGCGGGGTGCAAGCCCCAGAAGTGCTACCTGGACGACATCAACGCCTGGTCGGTCAACGAGGTGGCGTTGAACTGGAACTCCGCGCTGGCGTGGCTGTCGGCGTGGGCGGCGGAGGAGGCGGGGTCCGGCTCGCCCGCGGACACGACCGCCCCGAGCGCGCCGTCGGGCCTGACCGCGTCGGCCTCGGGTGGCTCGGTGTCGCTGTCGTGGGGCGCCTCCACCGACGACGTCGGGGTGACCGGCTACGACGTCCTGCGCGCCACCGGCACGTCCGGCCCGTTCGACCGGGTCGGCACGGCGTCGGGCACGAGCCACACCGACTCCGGCCTGGGCGCGGGCACCTACCGGTACCAGGTGCGGGCGCGGGACGCGGCGGGCAACACGTCGCCCGTGTCCTCGGCGGTGACGGTGACCGTGCCGGGCGGTGGGTCCGGCTGCACGGTCGTCGCCACGACCCAGACCCGGTGGGGCACCGGGTACGTGGTCCAGCCGGTGCGGGTCACCAACACCGGGACGTCGACGATCACGTGGAGCGTGGCGTTCACCCTGCCGTCCGGGCACTCGATCACCGGGTCGTGGAACGCGGCGGTGACGACGAGCGGGCAGGCCGTGACCGCACGGGCCACCCGCTCGCTCGCGCCGGGGGCGACGGCAGAGTTCGGGTTCCAGGGATCCCGCCCCGACGGCAGCACCGCGTTGCCGTCGGGCTACACCTGCACGGGCTGA